The genomic window CTTACCTCTTGCTATCCTGGCTGATTCTATTAAGACATTACGTTGCTCTTTCATTTCTGCCCCGGTAAGGTGGTTGATCACATGATGCTGATGAATGTCGGGGGCAAAAATTTCGTAGGTACCACCCTGCTGAACAATTGATAGCATGGTCAGGGTAGCTTCGTGAATCTCGGCGCCATCGTAAACGCCGCATCCTGAAAGAATTACTGCAAACTTTTTCATAGATTTTCTATTTTTGGGTTAAAATTTTCGGGGGTTAAAAATCAATCTTCATCCAACAAATTCATTGTTGCGATGTTATGTTTGCAAAACTAACAGTTTGATGACGATTTTGATCTTTTTACTATCTTAAAAATTTGAAAACAATGAACTTCAAGAGGATTCTGTTCTCCTTAGCCATCACTGCTGCCTGCTTTGCATCAGTTGCTCAACCCATTGTCGGCTTCTCGCCGGAAACAACTTTACAACACATCCGGTTTCTTGCTTCCGAGGAGCTAAAAGGACGTAAGTCGGGTACACCGGAGGCTTTCATAGCAGCCGATTACATCAGGAGCGAATTTCTTATATCCGGTGCTCAACTTATGGGCGATGGTGGATTTCAACAATTCGAAATTATTACAGGTATTTCTCTTGGGCTGGATAATGCATTGCAAATCAAAGAACAAACTTTCGAAATAGGGGAGGATTTCACACCACTCCCTTTTAGCAAAAATGGTTTTTTGACCGCAGAAGCAATCTTTGTGGGATATGGACTGGAGATTTCAAACGACAGTGTCAAATGGAACGATTATTCAGGAGTTGATATTAAAGGTAAATGGGCTGTAATGCTTAGAGGTGAGCCTAAATCGGAAAATGGTACTGCCCTGGTTTCCGGTAATTTTGATGAGCGTTTCAAGGTCATGATTGCTCAGGATCATGGCGCCGCCGGGGTAATCTTTGTTTCGGGTGAACAGCTTGATAGTGAGGACAATTTATTGAAATTAACCTATGATAAAAGCCCGGCCACATCTGGAATTCCCGTAATCCAGATTAAAAGAAAGGTAATAGATGCCGAACTTTCAACGATAGGTCGGAACATTGCTGACCTTGAATCGGAAATTGCCATGAAGAAGCAACCGGTCACAACGGATATCCCGGTTACCATCAGTTCGCACGTGGATCTGGTAAAAGATCTGGCAGCTGCTTACAATGTGATAGCAATGATTGAAGGCCAGGATGAAATACTTAAGGATCAGTTTATTGTAATTGGCGCCCATTACGACCACCTCGGATTGGGTGGTTTTGGCTCAGGATCACGCGTGCCCGATACCGTCGCAGTGCATTACGGCGCCGATGATAATGCTTCGGGTGTGGCAGGAATTATCGAGTTGGCAAAACATTTCTCAAAACGTGAAAATCTACCCCAGCGGAGTCTTGTTTTTGTGGCTTTTGACGCTGAGGAGATGGGATTGATTGGTAGCCGGTTCTTTGTGAATAATCCTTTGATTGACCTGAAAAATGTGAATGCAATGATCAACTTCGACATGATTGGCAGATTGAAGGAAAGTAATACCATTTCGATTGGAGGAACCGGAACATCCTTGGAAACTGAGGATATTCTAAATCAGCTTGCTGGCAAATATCCACTCACCCTGAGTTATTCTGCCGAAGGATTCGGTCCTTCAGACCATGCTGCATTTTATGCGAAAAATATTCCTGTATTTTTTATTTCAACCGGAGCACATGCCGATTATCACACCCCCCGCGATAATGAGACTGGCATCAATGCTGACGGCATGGTAAATGTACTTGATTTCGGTGCAGCGCTAATTTCAGAATTGTCTGACCGCCCCGAAATGCTAACTTTTCAGGAAGCAGGCCCGTCATCGCGCAGCGATCACCGTTATAACTTTAAGGTTACCCTTGGCATTATGCCCGACATGACTTCTTCGGGAAACGATGGCCTGAGAGTAGAAGCAGTCCGTCCCGGTGCACCTGCAGCATCCGGTGGAATGCGTAAAGGAGATATCATTACAGCTATCGACGGCAATCCGGTTGGTAACATTTATGATTACATGGGACGACTCAAAAACCTTGAAGCAGGTCAGGTGATTTCAGTGGATGTCATACGTGATAGTAA from Bacteroidales bacterium includes these protein-coding regions:
- a CDS encoding M28 family peptidase, giving the protein MNFKRILFSLAITAACFASVAQPIVGFSPETTLQHIRFLASEELKGRKSGTPEAFIAADYIRSEFLISGAQLMGDGGFQQFEIITGISLGLDNALQIKEQTFEIGEDFTPLPFSKNGFLTAEAIFVGYGLEISNDSVKWNDYSGVDIKGKWAVMLRGEPKSENGTALVSGNFDERFKVMIAQDHGAAGVIFVSGEQLDSEDNLLKLTYDKSPATSGIPVIQIKRKVIDAELSTIGRNIADLESEIAMKKQPVTTDIPVTISSHVDLVKDLAAAYNVIAMIEGQDEILKDQFIVIGAHYDHLGLGGFGSGSRVPDTVAVHYGADDNASGVAGIIELAKHFSKRENLPQRSLVFVAFDAEEMGLIGSRFFVNNPLIDLKNVNAMINFDMIGRLKESNTISIGGTGTSLETEDILNQLAGKYPLTLSYSAEGFGPSDHAAFYAKNIPVFFISTGAHADYHTPRDNETGINADGMVNVLDFGAALISELSDRPEMLTFQEAGPSSRSDHRYNFKVTLGIMPDMTSSGNDGLRVEAVRPGAPAASGGMRKGDIITAIDGNPVGNIYDYMGRLKNLEAGQVISVDVIRDSKHEVLIIQL